The sequence gtagcaaattagtgttttactggttcatcttaaacgttttagttaacttatctaaatatcaatcgaatcaataatcgaatgttactatcgtttactaaataacttgaaatcatatatatatatatatatatatatatatatatatatatatatatatatatatatatatatatatatatatatatatatatatatatatatatatatatatatattattcgtgaatcatcgagaacagtcaatgaataattgattacatgaatatagttccaaaacttgagactcaacattacagactttgcttatcgtgtcgaaaacattaaatcatttaaagataaagtttaaatttggtcagaaatttccgggtcgtcacattaatcgTCAAAATAAACTTGAGCTTGTTTAAGCTCGGCTCGAATCGAGTTCCTACCAAGTTAAGCTCGAGTAGCTCAACTCATTTACACACGTATTCATGTAGCtaacttttcttttcattttctttaACGAATTTACACATTAAACCCCTGAAGTATTAAAAAATGATGAATACTAAGGGATTAATCACGGAATTTACACATTAAACCCCTGCGATATTAAACAATGGCATCATGAACTATTAACACACCTTTGTAGAATTGAGAAATTCCATATTGACCCATGTACTTGTTTTGACCATGCGTTGATTTGTTGATTACTTTCAGTGGCAAACCTATCCTTGTGCCCGAGGGTCCCGTAAAACCATAGTTACAGAAACTTTTTTTATAAACGATCATTACAAATTTTACAGGACATCGCTAAATATAATTGTAGATACCCATATACTTTCTAAGTTAATAATTTATATTACGGGATACtaaataatatttaaaaaatatttaaaattagTCAACTTATGATTTTATAATATGAGCTATTAATAATTAGtagtatatattaatatataaatatataatggaaaaaGTGAACTCTTTTATTGTTTTCTTATTGACAGTAACACAAACACACGTTGTGTACAATACGCTTTTGTTTTACACCACAACACCTAATTACGCTTATATTCTCCAATTCTTGAGAAATTGGTACTAAACTTTTATGAAAAATGCTAACGACAGCCCCAAAGGTTGTCGTTAACATGTATTAAGTAATTGTACATAGCGGTTATTAGTCATTTTCATAAAGGAGGTTATTAAAATTTACAACATATTAAAGCATGTTAACGACAACCCTTAGGGCTGTCGTTAgcattttccaacttttatttagTCATTCATATATATAGTATGGTTCTTTCTCCATATTATATTTCTAATTTTGCAACTCTCGATCCGAATCTGTAACTTTTTAGTTagggatttttttatatatataattgactTACATACTTGACAAACTTAttgatttatataatatataaatgttGTTTGATACTTTGATTGTGGCATATAGGTTGTAATAAATATGATTGTGGCACTTCTTCTAAAAAGATACGTTAGATGGGTTTAGATTTGTGTTTCGTTAATTTGTCGAGGTTATCATATTGTGATGAACAGAGATTATTCGCTTGTTCTTGTTATGATGTTTTATCATATTGAAATTCATATTGTACTGTTAATATTGAAAGTGTTGGTAGAATTTCATTTTTGATTGACAATGAGAAAGTGGGTAGTGGTGATGAACAAAAGACATTCTTTTCGCATGAAGTTTAAAGATGAAGATGAACTTGGGTTTGAAGATGAAGATGTAATAGTAACGAACGGTTTTGAAAGAATTTAATTGGAATTCTAGAGAACTTCAGGGGTGAAGATGAAGAACAAAGGAAAAGACATAATGGCAAAAATGCCCTCTAATTTACCCTCACATCTCTGGCACATTATCTAACTAACAGAGAGGTCTAACGTCTGTTAATGAGAGGAACTATTCTAGACTGAAGTGCAAACCTCGAATATTATTAGTGATTGAAAAAAGTACATGATTAACAATGATTTTTATTACAAACCACATGGACTATCCTTGATGTTAGGTCAAATTTAACTTATTTGGTTTATTgcttttaatattttaattaattaattttaataaatttttgaAATTAAAAATATTTTGATTGACGGTTCTTATTTATTTTTGTAAAAGTTATTAGAAATAAATTATAaacgtattattattaaataaaattctTAAGTTTGACGAaaaaataattttattagtttttttAACGAATATAATTATCGGATGTTAGTTAGTGGAACTATTCACGTAACATGTACAAGTGTGTATCTACAAAGGTATAAAAATTAGGAACTTGACTATAATGACTATAATATAGAACAAATCATATGCAATCAGTGAAATTTCTTCTAATTAATAAAATTGAACAAACCTAAATGTTAAACGAACAGAAATATATAGACTACCAAATATTTATTACTCAGAGCGAATATTGTTCTTGTATAGTTGTATTACTTGTATATATGTTCAAAGTATGTGTTGAAAAGTGGATTAATAAGCATAAGATAATTCATAATAGCGTATGATTTTCTCAATCTATTAGACTGTTTCTAACCATGCCTATGACATCACAGGCAGATTTGTACTTTTTGGCTCAAAAAGTGCATCTGCCCGTGACATGGCAGTGTCAAATTTTGACCCCCCAATAACCCCAAGTGTCAAATGCCAGTGTCAAATGCCAGTGTCAAATTCAGCAGGGTCCACCAGTTTTTTTTTCAAATGATTTAAAATGGTAAATAAatacaacaaaataaaataaattacattaaaatggtaaataaatacaacaaaataaaataaataacattaataaaaaaatacataattaatttttGATAAGAATTTAAAAGTTCATAGATTGACGATTatatagattaaaaaaaaaaactaattcgcATTGCGAAAAGTCGGTGGAAGGTTCCAAATATGCTCGACTAAATCCTCGGTGAGTTGGTTGTGCAAATCTCGATCCCTTATTTCTCTTGCAATGGTATCTCGATCTCGTCCTCTATTTCGTATACGTTCCATACCATTTTCCATTTCTTCGGTAGTGAATCTTTCTTCCCATTTAGAAAGTGCAAAGCCGTTATCTTCAAGTATCATGTTATGTAATATGAGACAACATTCCATCACTCTTCGCATCATGTTAACGCTCATACTTCGTGAAGCTATGCGTATAATATGAAAACGACCTTGAAGAACCCCAAATGCCCTTTCTACATCCTTTCGGGCACTAGCTTGAAATCTTGTAAACTTAATCGTTGGTTCTTCAGTAGGACATGAATATCCTTTAACTAAAGTTGCCCAATCGGGATATATACCATCCGCAAGGTAATATCCTTTGCTATATTCATGCCCATTTACCTCAAATGGTGCGGATGGAAATGTTTCGTTCTTAAGTTTATCAAATATAGGTGATTGGTTCAAAACGTTGATATTATTGTTGGAACCCGCCATCCCAAAAAAAGCATGCCAAATCCACAAGTCATAAGAAGCAACAGCTTCAAGCATAAGGGTTGGTTTCTTGTGATCACCCCTAGCGTATTGTCCTTTTAAAGCAACAGGACAATTCCTCCACTCCCAGTGCATACAATCTATACTCCCGAGCATACCCCTAAACCCATGTCTCTCCTCGTGAGCACTATACAATCTAGCAACATCGTGTGCATTCGGAGATCGCATGTATTCTTTTTTGTACAATGTAATTATACACATACAAAAGTAATCTAGACATAGTATTGATGTTTGCTCACTCATTTGCAAATATTCATCCCACATATCGGGAGCGGTGTCATACGCCAATTGACGTATAGCCGACGTACATTTTTGTAAAATAGTAAATGTAGGCCTACCGATAGCATCAAATCGTTGAGAAAAGTAAGTAAAATATTCTGGCATATTATCACTTTGGAAAATAGTAATACCTTGCACTATCCGGAGAAATAATTGTATGCGCATGCGAAAACGGCGTTTAAATTTTCTTTGTGGATATTTTGGCGTCTCACAAAAATAATCATCCCACAAACGTTGTGCAGCAACCTCCCGTTCCCTAGGGATGTAACCTCTAACTCTCGGAATAGATGGTGCCGATTCGACTTCGGAATCATCATCTTCTATTTCTTGAATTAATTGAACAATCCGCAAATCTTCGGAGTCAGAATTAGACCCCCGTAACCTCGAACTCATTTATAAACTAATagacttttgtaaaaaaaaaataaaaagtagaaaGAAATAGAGTAAGTAAGAATGAATTGTGTGAAAAATGATATGATTGTTGGGGTTTAAATAGGAgtaaaaattgaatttaaaaaaaaaaaaaacaaaaacaaaaaaacggGTATATATCCGTTGGGTAACGGATATATTACCCCACCCAATCATTTGCTGCCACCACACCATTTGAAGCCCGTTTTTTTCAGTCAAATCGTCGACTGACGCCCCCCAGCGTCAAAAACTGACGCCCCGTTAATGGCGTCAGGGGCGTCAGTTCCTGCCAGCACGTCTGACGCTAGCCCATCTGACGCCGCGTTGGACACAGTCTTAGCAGCTAGCTAATaacctaataatattcttaattaaTTGACTTTTTGAATGATACCTTTGTTTATATTCAGATCAAAACAGGTGTCAAGAGGATCAATAATGCTGAAATTAAGCTGACAAGATAggttaaataaaaagaaaataaaatacacgttaatattagtttatatatattaatcatttaTTATTAGCGGAAAGTCTATTTTGAGGGAAGCAACAACAATAAGCAAGTGACCAAGTCGAAGATGCACGTGAAGATGATCGAGTGTCAGAAGATCTTAAACAAACTTGGCACTATATGAAGCTTCCTTCTTCAATTCGCTATATTTCAATCATATTTTAAAAATCGAATTAACTAATTAACAACATAAACATTCAAATGAGATGATAGCTTCAAGTTAAACATAAAGAAACGGAGTAGATGTCTTTAATGCAAGGCAAACATGAAAATGTATAAACAGATTATATATGTAACAGATAAAGTTTTGTAACTAATTACTCCTGGAGTTCCAAGTTAATTCTCTTCGGATAAAATGTCACAGGTTAAAAAAAATGACTATCACATACCTTTGGTAACTTTTCAGTTTtatcttttattttttattaactTTTCCTGTTTTACATGTATAAAGTAAAAACATAAAAGActttatcttattatttttatttatttatgggcGTAGACAGTTAATTTGAGACAACTTAAAAAATGAGTGGACAATAAATATAAGACGAAAAAAGTAATATTCAAGCGTCTGTTTAATTAGTTGTTCAAAATGGCGAGAACTCGCAGATTTAAGGAGACTTTACCATCATGGCCATATCTTTATCATACGGATTACAAATTAGTTGATTTAATGGATAAAATGTTCGTAATTTAAAGAGCTTTTACATTCATATTCATATACTtcttttaaagaacttaattaaatataatacTCCGTAGTGATTTTGACCCTTACTGAACAAattcaacatataattatataatatattgattCTGACTCTCTAATGAACAAGTTCAATCTCCGTTATTGCACATGTTACCATGGGCTATTGGAGTAGCATATATTATAGGGATGTAAAATTTAGATGGTATATGAAACTCAAATTTATGGATATTAACCCTTATAAACTAAAAGAGATGTCAAAATGTGTAGTTTGGCCCTCTTTAAGTTAATCAAACGACAACAACAACCATCCTCACAATTTAGCATTTTCCCGGTCTAATTTGTAATTTCTCGAGGGGTATAAAATGTAaatttatttttaaattaaaaataaaaaacaaacacCACCTTAAACTTTCACGGACCTTATCTTCTTATTTGTCTCGCGTTATTTTTTTACCGCATTCTctattaaactcgaaataattttacgaacaacacaaaactaactacgttcaaaaCGGACGTTTAACTAAAAACGCTATTTACACCGACACCTTAGATGGGGCTTATCCTTCTGCTCGCCCCGAGTTATTTTTCACCGCTgtcaccgttaaactcgaaataattttacgaacaaaatgaAACTAGCTACGTTCAAAACGGACAATTTCTAAAAATGTTAAACACGCCGACATCTAAAACGGGGCTCAACACATGGGCGATTTTTCCTTCTGTAAacacataacgctacgttaaatatgaatacataAGCCGAAAGGTCCCgtcgcatcgcgcgggccgattCGGATCTCATGAAAAACTATAATTGataaaaaaaatcttcgaaattgtcacaccccaaaagttataaatagttaagtaaatagtaaaagtggggctataaaaatcaccttagtagcacaaaagagtattccacgaaagaattgaacggaaggacgtgaccgagatctcaacttagagatagaacgtatgatcagacattgcctaacagacaatagtatatagtactatattgatagtaatggttcactaaagaatttccattttcggaaggttactatttatggaaagtttcaacttatagtaattttccaattttagaaagttcgggttaatctttagcaagtcggtgtataactttactcaaacttcgttgctatcaaataagtcaggaatgaccagatgtaaccgggggcccaggactcttgaccagaatctaagtcatggcattcgagatccacaagcttacccataaatggcaacctatacatcattcacttacgaccgtgagtagcgatgaagttcacatgaattgtacattatctttgattaaccttcactttaggtttatatgttattatatatgttatattatatttattaatgtattaacaatttgattatcttatattatatactataagttattattattaaattagtatagttataaaataagtgttttttaataatgtattgttattaacttacattataagcattatactttattatatagtatacttagttattaaccgtaagttataataataatattaatttagtatatgtaatatacttatgttaatcgaaaatcatactaatatatgttaattcgaatattaattcattaaatattatatttataatttttataaacttagttaattatacaattcagtaggatattttataaaaataattttatcaagtttttgtatttattttccacttttctttatatatatactcgatttatattaatcaaatttaattaggtaataaatattaaatcgacctaaataaataattttatattttttataggttctatattatgtaaaaatattataaaaattattaaatcaaattttatatcaaaatattatttatttaatgttttctaattatttaaccattgtaattggcctataattaaataaataggaaaaataatttaaaattaatttttatattttttttaaagtatctagtgatgctactaatcatataaaaattttataaaaatatttaatacacgtttgtatttattttgtattttctttattatttctctcagtttagaataatgcaaaagtaaattctttttaaatactaatcatcccatttatttaatttttataatttttgcttgtttataaaagtataataatctcaaaaaaaaattataattatttttattactgtttaatattttattacgaattttatattgtttttatgtttaaataatacataattcatatttaattataaataatattccataaattatcaaaattatttttatacatcataatacttataatactaattataacatgtaaaaataatttatatatattaaattcgaatttttaaagaatatacaaaaaaataaaagcaattcgataaaaatatagaaaatacctcaagtactttcccaagtttgtgagagagtttttccaaagatttgatacaagtttttataaaATGGAAGTGGGtaattataggaaaaaaatggttggtgaaaagaaaaaatataaataaaataaaggtgccaattttgacaaaaaataaaaacatgttaaaaatgtttttaataagtttttgtttttgaaattatttagtcaaaattcatgggctcattatttaatttataaaaaaaatttctttttttataagctaaaaatatatatataatgattaaaataatttatcatttaattaataattatgtttcatatagttttaaatataatacgcattaatattaatattaactaaagttattttatataattagtgtaaaatttagttaacaaaaagtgtcgactaaaaataaatatttgatcaatatcaaattttattatatattacgtatggataacaaccctatagtcaaattagtcaattcaggtatgaaaatatgagggttgttatagtacctacccgttaaaagaaattttgtcccgaaattttgttgttaccattaatcggtgttgttcgtacatagacgaggatatttacgttttatttggttttcacgttcccaggtatgctcggggccttgcgtgaattccaacagatagaatattattctgtttcaagaattaaaatcatacaaaccataatttctacaagttcttctacgaagtgcattttattattaatgcggagatcattcaaaatgatgatgttatacaagtcatttcaataaattagatatataaaatgtgttatgaataatatcgagctcatttaaaccttgagcgtttatgccaccacgctagggtagacaaaatagagaggagttcatgaaaatcatagtcgtgaaatttgatagagattgtcattctttacaacaagaatgatgaatatgagttgaaaatattgttttatcaacattgagtaatatggataaaacgattcgattataggaatagtataaatgaagttatcttaaaagtttgaaataaggaaatatcagtttgccttaacttttgacataattaaaggtgatttccggaattcaagggatttaaaggaaatctttataatctgtataagatttgattctccggtaattaaggaaattaaaattgccttgattgttgtgtctagaatttttctataaattagcttcttctgtttcattatcttcaccacttctatactttctttctcgattcatacttccaaagattgtgaaaatgctccatccagttcttatcctggatatttttctgactatcgtttctgtcattcttctttttcatttacccccagaggaatctgtttacttctacaattaccttggggttatagtgtttttaattctcccgtgtctttatgttgctatacgcattgatatacacggtttgtaatttccgtgttgttattgggctttatatttttccttatatgtcggagctctatgctcttgtttttccttcccgacttcaagtcaagcgaataatggtctagaattcgtaggtatggagttttgaatgatcataatatacaaagcagaaggaaaggtaatagcacgatttgatttgtcaaattactagaattactaaggataaaactatcaagaatatatgttcttgatatgttcagaggttaaatataatgtaaaagccatgtaacatggcaaatgatgattataaagtctatgaatcatcatcttccattaaaaattttgcatgacttactgtaatataatcacgttggcctgatgtcattatattatactaactcatgcttcaattctcaacactacctcaaatcattcaaaatttaaacttgtatgttatagaaatatagaaactaaaacagtttcctttattatataacacagatagtgcgaagtgataaataatttcagacaagaatagttatgaaggtatcttcagaaatatagaggatatttataacgaaagatacgatgatatcttagaattttctaagatccaatgataatgaggaaaattcttctgtaaggatttagaatgcgtaaggagatcttttgtggttttcattagaattcgaatcatctagattctttgattacaggtttagtccttgtgatttgtccatggtctccttcatggttagctcaatccgtttttcagttctaaatcagagctttttcaatatgtcattctttatcatcaaacttttggccattaagaccacctatagcttttgctgcttcgtcagcattttcaaggttaacgaatcagaatcattgattatcaatccgaggtgttttcaagaattttgaatttgaagagtttaagcgtaggatgtaaccatcaatggttctgattttggtggtttgacgtaataattcatcacaaaatacgaatgaatatatatatatatatatatatatatatatatatatatatatatatatatatatatatatatatatatatatatgaatttagtaatctttaggaagataacacctgctaaagctttacttggattctgatatgtcaaaattagaatatgtaattgcatTTGTACGAAAATggctgttctttagtgaacggatacatatatcttgtgaacgtaagtagtatagttactgattattgaatcagaattgaagaatgtacaatgcaacatattaatgtgagatataaatatttctcaggtattacctacccgttaaaatattttcacaattaacagtttgtacaaaagaactttaattacaatctttatggagatatacgttcatatatgtattcttcaaatataatatagatttaatgagttaatataatattaaaatcatttgatttgcggttggaacaagaataaataatcttcaaaacttgagagattacataatcatcgcagaatatttctttaatggagttatgaatcaatacttcatcgttcattgttattgatatacctcggtatatgatgttggtgctcatggaattcttgtgaaattcacaagacaagaataatgttttctaaaaagtttcgagtacatcgaaaatggaagtgtaaaatcagacatgtattattcataatacacttgatttattatgaaatggagtttattgtgctgaagcagtgattaacgatcattaagtcattaacgaaggatgtacattatagcatattagtgatatgaattaaccaagtagtacatactagttaagatttacacgtaatagcttagtacgaaaagatttattattgtttcaaaccatatatatataaagtatacatatataattcttcaggaagaatgagtcaatacatcttaactcattattactaatattccttggtatctatggggcgtatgatgttgatatccgaggtactgagtgtgatgttgaggcgtgaaatgcagatgttgttgttggtgatgctgatgctgtttgtggtgatgctgatggtgcttacaatgcttgtggtgttggtgatattggtggtattgttggtactagtggtgctggttatgttgctggtgttgcttgtggtacttgggtagtaggtgtgagcctaacttccaaatcgtgcactgtttcctccagggtttctactttttgctcgagtctatggatttgttctacccattcctccgtaaggtttgtcaattcttgatatttagttcgaagtcttctaacttcttctaataaccttATCTGGTTAGAAttagggagtagaggacgaatactgtcttgggctacatcgagtcgaacttcgaggcggaaaatccttgcgaaaaaagtgaaagtggtattgcgaacaggttcgcggtAAGCGGAgggagtactccgacgtttggtggtaagtttggctcgtgataaggagtaccttcttcatttctccatagggtgagtatttcgcgaacccatccccattttctgaagaaatctcggtaattgatcggtgggtgtgctcccgtcacgctatcttcggagctagaggaacttgaggaatcaggtgagaaattgtgacgatcgctccaaatccatatggatgaacacgtcattcattgatttaattgcgaggtatttgacctctatatgatacgttttgtaaacattgcattcttt comes from Rutidosis leptorrhynchoides isolate AG116_Rl617_1_P2 chromosome 4, CSIRO_AGI_Rlap_v1, whole genome shotgun sequence and encodes:
- the LOC139843035 gene encoding uncharacterized protein, with protein sequence MSSRLRGSNSDSEDLRIVQLIQEIEDDDSEVESAPSIPRVRGYIPREREVAAQRLWDDYFCETPKYPQRKFKRRFRMRIQLFLRIVQGITIFQSDNMPEYFTYFSQRFDAIGRPTFTILQKCTSAIRQLAYDTAPDMWDEYLQMSEQTSILCLDYFCMCIITLYKKEYMRSPNAHDVARLYSAHEERHGFRGMLGSIDCMHWEWRNCPVALKGQYARGDHKKPTLMLEAVASYDLWIWHAFFGMAGSNNNINVLNQSPIFDKLKNETFPSAPFEVNGHEYSKGYYLADGIYPDWATLVKGYSCPTEEPTIKFTRFQASARKDVERAFGVLQGRFHIIRIASRSMSVNMMRRVMECCLILHNMILEDNGFALSKWEERFTTEEMENGMERIRNRGRDRDTIAREIRDRDLHNQLTEDLVEHIWNLPPTFRNAN